The following are from one region of the Accipiter gentilis unplaced genomic scaffold, bAccGen1.1, whole genome shotgun sequence genome:
- the LOC126036807 gene encoding olfactory receptor 14A16-like, translating to MKLSNGSSITQFLLLAFADTWELQLLHFWLFLGIYLAALLANGLIITTIACDHRLHTPMYFFLLNLSLLDLGSISTTVPKAIANSLWNARAISYAGCAAQAFLLVFLMSAECFLLTVMAYDRYVAICKPLHYGTLLGSRACVHMAAAAWGSGFLFAVLHTANTFSLPLCQGNAVDQFFCEIPQILKLACSDAYLREVGVLVVSACLVFGCFVSIVLSYGQIFRAVLRIPSEQGQHKAFSTCLPHLTVVSLFISTSMFAYLKPPSISSTSLDLAVAVLYSVVPQAMNPLIYSMRNHEIKDVLRKLITGCF from the coding sequence ATGAAATTGTCCAACggcagctccatcacccagttccttCTCCTGGCGTTTGCAGACAcatgggagctgcagctcttgcacttctggctcttcctgggcatctacctggctgccctgttggccaacggcctcatcatcaccaccatagcctgtgaccaccgcctccacacacccatgtacttcttcctcctcaacctctccctccttgaccttggctccatctccaccactgtccccaaagcaaTTGCCAATTCCCTTTGGAATgccagggccatctcctatgcaggatgtgctgcacaggcaTTTCTGTTAGtctttttgatgtcagcagagtgtttccttctcactgtcatggcctatgaccgctatgttgccatctgcaaacccctgcactacgggaccctcctagggagcagagcttgtgtccacatggcagcagctgcctggggcagtggtttcctctttgctgtgctgcacactgccaatacattttcgctacccctctgccaaggcaatgctgtggaccagttcttctgtgaaatcccccagatcctcaagctcgcctgctcagatgcctacctcagggaagttggggTACTTGTGGTTAGTGCCTGTTTAGTCTTTgggtgctttgtttctattgtgctgtcctatgggcagatcttcagggctgtgctgaggatcccttctgagcagggacagcacaaagccttttccacctgcctccctcacctcacCGTGGTCTCCTTGTTTATAAGTACTAGCatgtttgcctacctgaagcccccctctaTCTCCTCCACATCCTTGGACCTGGcggtggcagttctgtactcagtggtgcctcaagccatgaaccccctcatctacagcatgagaaaccatgagatcaaaGATGtcctgagaaaactaatcactggatGCTTTTGA